In Anaerolineales bacterium, the following proteins share a genomic window:
- the serS gene encoding serine--tRNA ligase, whose amino-acid sequence MLDINLIREKPDLVRTALKNRQMDASPIDAILSIDEKRRALLTEVEQLKAERNAVSKEIGKMKDAAEREKKIAAMREVGDKISALDKEVAEVEAELTRLTSALPNVPDERTPIGVSEEENVVIKTVGELPEFDFEPKPHWDLGPALGVIDFERGTKITGSRFYVLSGAGARLQRALIAFMLDLHIRQGYTEKYLPFMVKTETVFGAGQLPKFADNLYKDHEEELYFVPTAEVPLTGMHMEEILDEAQLPLLYTGYTPCFRREKMSAGRDVRGIKRGHQFDKVEMYMYAKPEESDALLEKMRADAEATCAALGLTYRVKQLCTGDLGFGSAITYDLEVWAAGCNEWLEVSSVSNVRDFQARRANIKYRPADGGKARFVHTLNGSGLGLPRTLIAVMENNQQADGSIRLPEVLRPWMGGVDTIK is encoded by the coding sequence ATGTTGGATATCAATTTAATTCGCGAGAAACCAGACCTCGTCCGCACGGCGTTGAAGAATCGCCAAATGGACGCGTCGCCCATCGACGCGATCCTCAGCATTGACGAGAAACGCCGCGCCCTGCTCACCGAAGTCGAGCAGTTGAAGGCGGAGCGAAACGCGGTCTCGAAAGAGATCGGCAAGATGAAAGACGCGGCGGAACGCGAAAAGAAGATTGCCGCGATGCGCGAAGTAGGCGACAAAATCTCCGCTTTGGACAAGGAGGTGGCAGAGGTCGAGGCGGAGTTGACGCGGCTAACGAGCGCCCTGCCCAACGTCCCGGATGAACGGACGCCGATAGGCGTATCCGAAGAAGAAAATGTCGTCATCAAAACCGTAGGCGAACTTCCCGAATTTGATTTCGAGCCGAAGCCGCATTGGGATTTGGGTCCCGCGCTCGGCGTGATTGACTTTGAACGCGGCACGAAGATCACTGGCTCGCGCTTTTACGTGTTGAGCGGCGCAGGCGCGCGCTTGCAACGCGCGTTGATCGCGTTCATGCTCGACCTGCACATTCGGCAAGGCTACACTGAAAAATATTTGCCGTTCATGGTGAAGACCGAGACCGTGTTCGGCGCGGGGCAACTGCCGAAGTTTGCCGACAATTTATATAAAGACCACGAGGAAGAGCTGTATTTTGTGCCGACCGCCGAAGTGCCGTTGACGGGTATGCACATGGAAGAAATTCTCGATGAGGCGCAGTTGCCGTTGCTGTACACGGGATACACGCCGTGCTTCCGCCGCGAAAAGATGAGCGCGGGGCGCGACGTGCGCGGCATCAAGCGCGGGCATCAATTCGATAAAGTGGAAATGTACATGTATGCCAAACCCGAAGAGTCGGACGCGTTGCTCGAAAAGATGCGCGCGGACGCGGAGGCGACTTGCGCCGCGTTGGGTTTAACCTATCGAGTGAAACAACTTTGCACGGGCGATCTCGGCTTCGGTTCGGCGATCACGTACGACCTTGAAGTTTGGGCGGCGGGATGCAACGAGTGGCTGGAAGTATCGTCAGTCTCGAACGTCCGCGACTTTCAGGCGCGGCGTGCGAATATCAAGTATCGTCCCGCAGACGGCGGCAAGGCGCGCTTCGTCCACACGTTGAACGGTTCAGGTCTCGGTCTGCCCCGCACGTTGATCGCGGTGATGGAAAACAACCAGCAAGCCGACGGCTCGATCCGCTTGCCCGAAGTTCTCCGCCCGTGGATGGGCGGCGTGGATACGATCAAATAA
- a CDS encoding DUF456 domain-containing protein: MLPPEFLSNLQFAWIVIVDTLTLFVMLVGLVGLIVPIFPGLTVMWLAALVYAFLQSAADRMTFWDWVLFAIITLLMIAGNIVDNIIIARKMRDKFVPWSSILIAFAISLVASLFLTPVVGLASAPLALFGLEYRRLKDRTAAIEATKAYMIGWGWSFAARFGIGVLILVSWMLWAWV; this comes from the coding sequence ATGCTGCCTCCCGAATTTCTCTCCAACCTTCAATTCGCGTGGATTGTCATCGTGGACACGCTGACGCTGTTCGTCATGCTCGTCGGGCTGGTTGGATTGATCGTGCCGATCTTCCCGGGTCTCACCGTGATGTGGCTTGCCGCGCTCGTCTACGCGTTCCTACAAAGCGCGGCGGACCGCATGACGTTTTGGGATTGGGTGTTATTTGCGATCATCACCCTGCTGATGATCGCGGGCAACATCGTGGACAACATCATCATTGCCCGCAAGATGCGCGACAAATTCGTCCCGTGGAGTTCGATCCTGATCGCCTTTGCGATAAGTCTTGTGGCAAGTCTTTTTCTGACGCCGGTAGTTGGTCTCGCCAGTGCGCCTCTCGCTTTATTCGGGCTGGAATACCGAAGACTCAAAGACCGCACTGCCGCCATCGAAGCAACCAAAGCCTACATGATCGGTTGGGGCTGGTCGTTCGCGGCGCGCTTCGGAATCGGAGTTTTGATTTTGGTTTCGTGGATGTTGTGGGCTTGGGTTTAA
- a CDS encoding M42 family metallopeptidase, whose translation MKSLLKQLTETFGPSGYEENVRKLVRAEVKPLADEIKVDALGNLIARKRPSKFTKDTKRIMIAAHMDEIGLMASHIDENGFVRFSNIGGVFGRYVLGGRVRFLNGVTGVLGYDRVEKVHETPALDKIFIDVGATSRKDCPVKVGDVAAFDRPFAEMGNRLVAKSMDDRVGVLVAIETLRALRSTPHDVYFVFTVQEEVGVRGATTSAFGIDPDLGIAIDLTPAADTPNAFKMEMKLGKGPCVKIQDPGMIADPRIVQWMIRTAEKNEIPYQREVLLVGSTDARAMQLSRAGTPAGCLSIPVRYVHSPSEVVDYSDVQNSVKLLTALLRAKIDLS comes from the coding sequence ATGAAATCCCTCCTCAAACAACTCACCGAAACCTTTGGTCCATCTGGCTACGAAGAAAATGTCCGCAAGTTGGTCCGCGCGGAAGTGAAACCGCTTGCCGACGAGATCAAAGTGGACGCGCTCGGCAATCTCATCGCGCGCAAACGCCCGTCGAAATTTACAAAAGACACGAAGAGAATCATGATCGCCGCGCACATGGACGAGATCGGGTTGATGGCGAGTCATATTGACGAGAACGGCTTCGTGCGCTTCTCGAACATCGGCGGGGTGTTCGGGCGGTATGTGCTGGGGGGGCGGGTCCGCTTCCTGAACGGCGTGACAGGCGTCCTTGGGTATGACCGGGTCGAGAAGGTACATGAAACGCCCGCGCTGGATAAAATCTTCATTGACGTCGGGGCAACGAGCAGGAAGGATTGTCCTGTGAAGGTTGGCGATGTCGCCGCGTTCGACCGCCCGTTCGCTGAGATGGGGAATCGGCTTGTCGCCAAGTCCATGGATGACCGCGTCGGTGTGTTGGTCGCCATCGAAACGTTGCGCGCGTTGCGCTCGACCCCACATGATGTATATTTTGTTTTCACCGTGCAAGAGGAAGTCGGCGTGCGTGGCGCGACAACCTCCGCCTTCGGCATAGACCCTGATCTCGGCATCGCGATTGATTTGACTCCCGCCGCGGATACGCCGAACGCTTTCAAGATGGAAATGAAACTGGGCAAAGGTCCGTGCGTGAAAATTCAAGACCCTGGTATGATTGCCGATCCGCGCATCGTGCAATGGATGATTCGCACGGCGGAGAAAAATGAAATTCCGTATCAACGCGAAGTATTGTTGGTAGGGTCAACCGACGCGCGCGCCATGCAACTCTCGCGCGCAGGAACGCCCGCTGGCTGTCTTTCGATTCCCGTCCGCTATGTGCACTCGCCGTCCGAAGTGGTGGATTACTCGGACGTGCAGAACTCGGTCAAGTTATTGACCGCGCTCCTGCGCGCAAAAATTGATTTGAGCTGA
- a CDS encoding Type 1 glutamine amidotransferase-like domain-containing protein, whose amino-acid sequence MNGLIALVGAGEYLPVMEETDRYLLASVNSKTPRVVCLPTAAGQEGDESVNRWSRMGVEHFKKLGADVQALRIIDKESANDPQFDAALKNADLIYFSGGNPLHLYQTMQGSRAWESMQKAWSRGAVYAGCSAGAMILARKIPSFRLGQTVEGFDLVPAQYILPHFDAIPTMFKPIIFALRKQLKQDERMLGVDENTALVGRFGGEWKVMGHGTAHILTRGKDTVYKVGDSAPL is encoded by the coding sequence GTGAACGGACTCATCGCCCTCGTCGGCGCTGGCGAATATTTGCCTGTGATGGAAGAGACGGATCGCTACCTGCTTGCGAGCGTCAACTCGAAGACGCCACGCGTGGTTTGTCTGCCCACCGCGGCTGGGCAGGAAGGCGACGAGAGCGTCAACCGCTGGTCGCGCATGGGAGTGGAGCACTTCAAAAAACTCGGCGCGGACGTGCAGGCTTTGCGAATCATTGACAAAGAGTCCGCGAACGACCCGCAATTCGACGCGGCGCTCAAAAATGCCGACCTGATCTACTTCTCTGGCGGCAATCCACTTCATTTGTATCAAACCATGCAAGGCTCGCGCGCGTGGGAGTCCATGCAAAAAGCATGGAGTCGCGGCGCGGTCTACGCGGGTTGTTCGGCTGGCGCGATGATTCTAGCGAGGAAGATTCCCAGCTTCCGCCTCGGGCAGACGGTGGAAGGCTTCGACCTAGTCCCCGCGCAATACATCCTCCCGCACTTCGATGCCATCCCGACCATGTTCAAGCCGATTATCTTCGCTTTGCGAAAACAACTCAAGCAAGACGAACGTATGCTCGGCGTGGACGAAAACACAGCCCTCGTCGGTCGTTTCGGTGGCGAGTGGAAAGTGATGGGACATGGAACTGCCCACATCCTCACGCGTGGAAAAGATACCGTCTACAAAGTTGGAGATTCGGCTCCGCTTTAG
- a CDS encoding M20/M25/M40 family metallo-hydrolase, with amino-acid sequence MTDILPFLKSLISVSGVSGNETPVAKLIEEKWRPLVDETRFSRVGSLHGLKKGSGKKRPSVMIATHMDAIGMRVTQIVDGFLRITSVGGIDVHVLPGAEVTVHASGGADLPAVIAMPPSRLLPESAGDGALEIGYLLLDTGLTPREVERKVKVGDPVSFANEPFELSGDVLSGHTVDNRASVAALTVCLEELQSKPHVWDVWAVATVQEETSYLGAYTSAFEIRPDIAIAVDGTFAKGPGANGWQTHTMGKGVGLCMGPNMHPFLHKSLTELAERLEIPWFLDVTSSHSGTDAYPMQVTAEGIPTALVEFPIRYMHTPVESVSVKDIQRAGRLLAEFIASLEENFVETITWDD; translated from the coding sequence ATGACAGACATCCTTCCATTCCTAAAATCGTTGATCTCTGTTTCAGGAGTCTCAGGCAATGAGACTCCTGTTGCGAAACTCATCGAAGAAAAGTGGCGTCCGCTCGTGGATGAAACGCGCTTCAGCCGCGTCGGCTCATTGCATGGACTCAAAAAAGGTTCGGGCAAGAAGCGTCCCTCGGTCATGATCGCCACACACATGGACGCCATCGGGATGCGCGTGACTCAGATCGTGGATGGATTCCTTCGCATCACGAGTGTCGGCGGGATTGACGTGCACGTTTTGCCCGGGGCGGAAGTGACGGTTCACGCGTCGGGTGGGGCTGACTTGCCAGCGGTGATCGCCATGCCCCCTTCAAGGTTGCTCCCCGAATCCGCTGGCGACGGCGCGCTCGAAATCGGCTACCTCCTCCTGGACACGGGTTTGACTCCGCGCGAGGTGGAGAGAAAAGTCAAAGTGGGCGACCCAGTTTCCTTCGCGAATGAACCGTTTGAATTGTCTGGCGATGTCCTCTCGGGGCATACGGTTGACAACCGCGCCTCCGTCGCCGCGCTGACAGTCTGCCTTGAAGAATTGCAATCGAAGCCGCACGTGTGGGATGTGTGGGCGGTCGCTACTGTGCAAGAGGAAACGAGTTATCTCGGCGCGTATACTTCCGCGTTTGAGATTCGCCCGGACATTGCGATTGCTGTGGATGGAACATTTGCAAAAGGACCCGGCGCGAACGGCTGGCAGACGCACACGATGGGCAAGGGCGTGGGCTTATGCATGGGACCGAACATGCACCCGTTCTTGCATAAAAGTTTGACAGAACTCGCGGAGCGACTCGAAATCCCGTGGTTTCTTGATGTCACCTCATCACATTCAGGCACCGACGCGTACCCGATGCAAGTGACCGCCGAGGGCATTCCCACCGCGTTGGTGGAATTCCCGATCCGTTACATGCACACGCCTGTTGAATCGGTCTCGGTCAAAGATATTCAACGCGCCGGGCGCTTGCTCGCCGAGTTCATCGCCTCGCTTGAAGAGAACTTTGTTGAAACGATCACGTGGGACGATTAG
- a CDS encoding SMC family ATPase, whose amino-acid sequence MIPLHLRISGFLSYRDPVELDFETFDLACISGHNGAGKSSLLDAITWSLFGEARGKSSDVINLHADVKAAEVALTFRHEENTYRVQRSLPRNKSTVLEFQVFSPNSASHPHPSPLPKGEGTWKPLTEKTTRDTQARIEQTLRLDYETFVNASFFLQGKADQFTQQNAAKRKDVLSNILGLEIWEEYKSRTAEKRKRIESEVETIEGRVAEIDAELAEEEARKSRLGELQTTLNQLSAAREAQESVLQNLKRSAALVEEQRKLTSTLAAGLARARAALSALESRLADKEAERASYADLVSRAKEIEAAYKSWQNVRKELENWEKNAAEFHEHQKERAPLQEAIAVEKVKLEEEKRALIAEAEEIDKQRLETGDLGSAIASARASLKVAEASIEERARLENERNSARESQAELKAENDALKNQMDELKARIDTLESADGVKCPLCDQELTEEHRTTTLKRLRGDGKEMGDRHRANKAKAAELVEQAKSLESQISSLFSAENDRVRYASEVSQLTERIERLESLAKDWESTGRKRLKEVDKLLESGKYAVNEQKQLAKLDKELAKLGYDASAHDEVREKERELREIEDEYRQLDSAKSVSKQIEGEIKNLEEEKGKRREEVEEGQKQFDSAEAALKEAEAQAPNLDEAERELFRLREEENRARAELGGAQQRVDVLSTQRARKADYEKERESLQKQVAQHRTLETAFGKNGVPALLIEQALPQIEEKANELLDRLSEGNMSIRFVTQAEYKDKKRDDLKETLDIQISDSAGIRNYEMYSGGEAFRVNFAIRLALSEILAQRKGARLQTLVIDEGFGSQDAQGRQRLIEAINLVKNDFAKILVITHLDELKDAFPTRIEVEKGERGSSIRVV is encoded by the coding sequence ATGATTCCTCTCCACCTCCGCATCTCAGGCTTTCTTTCGTATCGCGATCCCGTCGAATTGGATTTCGAGACGTTCGATCTTGCTTGCATTTCGGGTCACAACGGCGCGGGGAAGTCGTCGCTGTTGGACGCCATCACGTGGAGTCTGTTCGGCGAGGCGCGGGGCAAAAGCAGTGATGTGATCAACTTACACGCGGACGTGAAAGCCGCCGAGGTGGCGCTCACGTTCAGGCATGAGGAAAATACGTATCGCGTGCAGAGGTCGTTGCCGCGCAACAAGAGCACTGTGTTGGAGTTTCAGGTTTTCAGCCCTAACTCCGCTTCTCACCCTCACCCTAGCCCTCTCCCAAAGGGAGAGGGTACTTGGAAACCGCTTACCGAAAAAACAACACGCGACACGCAGGCGCGCATCGAGCAGACGCTGCGATTGGATTATGAAACGTTCGTCAACGCGTCATTTTTTTTGCAGGGCAAGGCGGACCAGTTCACGCAACAGAACGCCGCCAAACGCAAGGACGTGTTGAGCAACATTCTGGGTCTCGAAATTTGGGAGGAATACAAAAGTCGAACCGCCGAGAAGCGAAAACGAATCGAATCCGAAGTGGAAACGATCGAGGGGCGCGTGGCAGAGATCGACGCGGAACTCGCCGAGGAGGAAGCGCGAAAGAGTCGGCTGGGGGAACTGCAAACGACGTTGAATCAACTGTCGGCGGCGCGTGAAGCGCAAGAATCGGTTTTGCAAAACTTGAAGCGGAGCGCGGCATTGGTCGAGGAGCAACGCAAGCTGACCTCCACCCTCGCGGCGGGACTCGCCCGCGCGCGCGCAGCTCTTTCCGCTTTGGAGAGTCGCCTCGCCGATAAGGAAGCCGAACGCGCCTCCTACGCGGACCTCGTCAGCCGCGCGAAGGAAATCGAGGCGGCGTACAAATCGTGGCAGAACGTCCGCAAAGAATTGGAGAATTGGGAAAAGAACGCGGCGGAGTTCCACGAACATCAAAAAGAACGCGCGCCGTTGCAGGAAGCGATTGCCGTGGAAAAGGTGAAGTTGGAGGAAGAGAAACGCGCGCTGATTGCAGAAGCGGAAGAAATTGATAAACAGAGACTTGAGACTGGAGACTTGGGTTCTGCAATTGCCAGCGCGCGGGCTTCGCTAAAAGTTGCAGAGGCGAGCATCGAGGAACGCGCGCGACTTGAAAACGAACGCAATTCAGCGCGCGAATCACAGGCTGAGTTAAAGGCAGAGAACGACGCGTTGAAAAATCAAATGGACGAACTCAAAGCGAGAATCGATACACTCGAATCCGCTGATGGGGTGAAGTGTCCTTTGTGCGATCAGGAATTGACGGAGGAACATCGAACGACAACCCTCAAGCGATTGCGAGGCGACGGCAAAGAAATGGGAGACCGCCATCGCGCGAACAAAGCGAAGGCGGCTGAACTCGTCGAACAAGCCAAAAGTCTCGAATCTCAAATCTCCAGTCTCTTCTCCGCCGAAAACGACCGCGTGAGATACGCGAGCGAGGTTTCACAACTCACCGAACGGATAGAGAGGCTCGAATCGCTGGCAAAGGATTGGGAGTCGACTGGCAGGAAACGCTTGAAGGAAGTGGACAAGCTATTGGAAAGCGGCAAATACGCAGTGAATGAGCAAAAACAACTCGCCAAACTGGACAAGGAGTTGGCGAAACTCGGCTATGACGCGTCCGCGCACGATGAGGTGCGGGAAAAAGAACGAGAGTTACGAGAAATCGAGGATGAATATCGTCAACTTGATTCAGCGAAGAGCGTGAGCAAACAGATCGAGGGTGAAATCAAGAATTTGGAGGAAGAAAAAGGAAAGAGGCGAGAGGAGGTCGAGGAGGGGCAGAAACAATTCGATTCTGCCGAAGCCGCGTTGAAAGAAGCGGAGGCGCAAGCGCCGAACCTCGATGAAGCGGAGCGCGAACTCTTCCGCTTGCGGGAGGAGGAGAACCGCGCCCGCGCCGAACTCGGCGGCGCGCAACAACGCGTGGATGTGCTGTCAACCCAACGCGCCCGCAAAGCGGATTATGAAAAAGAACGCGAGTCGCTTCAAAAGCAGGTGGCACAGCATCGCACACTCGAAACGGCATTCGGCAAGAACGGCGTCCCTGCCCTGCTAATCGAGCAAGCATTGCCGCAGATCGAAGAGAAAGCAAACGAGTTGCTGGATCGTCTATCCGAGGGCAATATGTCCATTCGGTTTGTGACGCAAGCGGAGTACAAGGACAAGAAGCGCGACGATTTGAAGGAAACGCTCGATATTCAAATCAGCGACTCGGCGGGAATCCGCAATTACGAAATGTATTCGGGCGGCGAGGCGTTCCGCGTCAACTTTGCGATTCGGCTGGCGCTGTCGGAAATCCTTGCCCAGCGGAAGGGCGCGCGCCTGCAAACGCTGGTCATTGACGAGGGCTTCGGCTCGCAAGATGCGCAAGGACGGCAACGTCTCATTGAAGCGATCAACCTCGTGAAGAACGACTTTGCGAAGATCCTCGTCATTACTCATCTCGACGAATTGAAAGACGCGTTTCCAACGCGGATCGAAGTGGAGAAGGGTGAGCGAGGGAGTAGCATACGGGTTGTGTGA
- a CDS encoding copper chaperone PCu(A)C, which yields MKKLFVIVAVCVLLITACTPKEGIEIRDGWARAASQGDNGAVYFTIVNYDADDELIGASVDFAEAVEIHESTMENDVMQMRMVESVPLPTGEKVEFAPGGLHIMLVNLSRNLEIGETVNITLHFKNHADVPLTLPVQMGPEHSGHGG from the coding sequence GTGAAAAAACTGTTTGTGATCGTAGCTGTGTGTGTGTTGTTGATAACTGCCTGCACTCCTAAAGAGGGAATCGAAATCCGCGACGGGTGGGCGCGGGCGGCGTCGCAAGGCGATAACGGGGCGGTTTACTTTACTATCGTCAACTATGACGCGGACGATGAACTCATCGGCGCTTCGGTGGATTTTGCTGAGGCGGTTGAGATTCACGAAAGCACAATGGAAAACGATGTGATGCAGATGCGGATGGTGGAGTCCGTGCCACTGCCGACGGGCGAGAAGGTTGAGTTTGCGCCTGGCGGTCTGCACATCATGCTGGTCAATCTCTCCCGCAATCTCGAGATTGGCGAGACGGTGAACATTACTCTGCATTTCAAGAATCACGCCGATGTTCCGCTGACGCTGCCCGTGCAGATGGGACCTGAGCATAGCGGTCATGGTGGTTAA
- a CDS encoding DUF6174 domain-containing protein, translated as MKKLILISMVFILAACSAGGSELERNRQTWQDAGVSHYRMDLFLSCFCVFNELMPLSVEVKDGKVVSLADKDGNPISADDPNYSFFVGLGTVDALFADLESAMKSPEAGDITVKYDAALGFPTEASIDYIKNAVDDELYVTVSGFEQLP; from the coding sequence ATGAAAAAGCTAATTCTTATTTCAATGGTTTTTATTCTCGCCGCGTGCTCGGCAGGCGGGAGCGAACTTGAACGCAATCGCCAGACCTGGCAGGATGCGGGCGTTTCACACTACCGCATGGACTTGTTCCTCAGTTGCTTCTGCGTGTTCAACGAATTGATGCCGCTAAGCGTGGAAGTGAAGGACGGCAAAGTTGTGTCGCTTGCGGATAAAGACGGCAACCCCATCTCAGCCGACGACCCGAACTATTCATTCTTTGTCGGTCTGGGCACAGTGGACGCGTTGTTCGCCGATCTCGAATCGGCGATGAAGAGCCCAGAGGCTGGCGACATCACAGTGAAGTACGACGCCGCGCTCGGCTTCCCCACCGAAGCGAGCATTGACTACATCAAGAACGCGGTGGACGACGAGTTATATGTGACCGTGTCGGGGTTTGAGCAACTCCCCTAG
- a CDS encoding phosphoribosyltransferase family protein — MQPEPRREIISWEEVDRLIDHLIPQFRREFTAMVIVTRGGIVPAGMLAEAMDITHILTAAVDFPAQLAKEKSIMAWPEFIQFPADDKLRARPTLIVDDIWGSGRTITAVKNRVSAAGGFPETCVLHFNPYRNLFGNNRPDYYAAVTDAYIVYPWEIDRGTDQVLLGEI; from the coding sequence GTGCAACCCGAACCTCGCCGCGAGATCATCTCCTGGGAAGAAGTGGATCGCCTCATTGACCACCTCATCCCGCAATTCCGTCGTGAGTTCACCGCGATGGTGATTGTCACGCGCGGCGGCATCGTCCCTGCGGGGATGCTCGCCGAAGCGATGGACATCACGCACATCCTCACCGCCGCAGTGGACTTCCCCGCGCAACTCGCTAAAGAAAAATCCATCATGGCGTGGCCCGAGTTCATCCAATTTCCCGCCGACGACAAACTGCGCGCTCGCCCAACCCTCATTGTGGATGACATTTGGGGTTCGGGTCGCACCATCACGGCGGTCAAGAACCGTGTCTCGGCGGCGGGCGGCTTCCCTGAAACGTGCGTCCTGCACTTCAACCCCTATCGAAATTTATTCGGCAACAACCGTCCCGATTACTACGCCGCCGTCACCGACGCGTACATCGTCTACCCGTGGGAGATCGATCGGGGGACCGATCAAGTTTTGCTCGGCGAAATTTAA